The nucleotide sequence TGCGTTCGCTATTGTTGCTTTATGCGCCAGCCTTACGCCAAGCCATGCGGCGCCTGTTGTCAACGTTACCGTCGACCTTCGCGCCGGTCCCGTCAACACGTTCATTCCCGCCCGCGCGTTGGGCGCTGGGGTAGACGGCCACTCGCGCGGCGACAGCGCGGCCATCTATCAGCCGGCAACCCTGCGCGCGATGCGCTCGGCGGGCCTGGGAGCGCTCAGCTACCGGCTGCGCACCGAACTGGCGATCGAGGCTTGGCACTGGAATCCGCGCGGGCGGTGGAGCGACCGCCCGCGCGCCCGAGGCTACTGGACCTCCGACGACCGGCCGGGCGCTCCGATCCTGACCTCCTACGGCTATCGCTTGCCGCGCCGCGGCAACTCCATCGATCAGGCCGAAAACAACGGTTACTCGCGACTCGGCGATGGCGATTTAGCCACCTTCTGGAAGAGCAATCCCTACCTGGAGCGCCGTTACACCGGCGAAGACAGCCGCCGCCATCCCCAGTGGTTGATGGCCGACTTGGGCCGTCGCACGCCGGTGGACGGCATTCGCATCGCCTGGGGTAACCCGTATGCGGTGCGCTACACGGTGCAGTACTGGGACGGCGAAGACCCGCAAGACCCGGACGAATATCCCGACGGCCGCTGGCAACCCTTTCCTGAAGGCGCGGTCTTGCAAGGTCGTGGCGGCGACGTTAGCTTACGCTTGAGCCAACAGCCCATCGCCGTGCGTTTCCTGCGGATCGTGTTGGAAGAAGCCTCCCACACCGCCCCGCCGACCGCCAACGATCCGCGCGATGCGCTCGGCTATGCGGTGCGGGAAATTTACCTCGGCACGCTGGATGCCACCGGCCAACTCCGCGACGCGGTGCGCCACGGTAAATCCCGCGAGACCCAGACCCGGTTTTTCGTTTCCTCCACCGATCCCTGGCACCGCGCCAGCGATCTGGACAAAACGGTGGAACAGCCGGGCATCGATCGAGTATTGGCCAGCGGCCTGACTCGCGGCTTGCCGGTGTTGATGGCGGTAGGCGCGCTCTACGACACGCCAGACAACGCGGCCGCCCTGCTGCGCTATCTGCGCCGGCGCGGCTATCCCCTGCGGGGTATCGAAGTCGGCGAGGAGCCGGACGGTCAGTACGCGGCACCGGAGGATTACGGCGCGCTCTACCTGCAAACGGCGGCGGCGCTGCGCGCAATCGATCCAACCATCCCCCTGGGCGGCCCTTCGTTCCAATCGCTCTGGGATCAACCCATGATGGCGTGGTCGGGAACCGCGGTAGCGCCCGACCGGCCTTGGCTGGCTCGTTTGCTGGGTTATTTGCAAGCACGAAACCGCCAGGCGGCACTGC is from Candidatus Competibacteraceae bacterium and encodes:
- a CDS encoding discoidin domain-containing protein encodes the protein MSLFKLRTACAFAIVALCASLTPSHAAPVVNVTVDLRAGPVNTFIPARALGAGVDGHSRGDSAAIYQPATLRAMRSAGLGALSYRLRTELAIEAWHWNPRGRWSDRPRARGYWTSDDRPGAPILTSYGYRLPRRGNSIDQAENNGYSRLGDGDLATFWKSNPYLERRYTGEDSRRHPQWLMADLGRRTPVDGIRIAWGNPYAVRYTVQYWDGEDPQDPDEYPDGRWQPFPEGAVLQGRGGDVSLRLSQQPIAVRFLRIVLEEASHTAPPTANDPRDALGYAVREIYLGTLDATGQLRDAVRHGKSRETQTRFFVSSTDPWHRASDLDKTVEQPGIDRVLASGLTRGLPVLMAVGALYDTPDNAAALLRYLRRRGYPLRGIEVGEEPDGQYAAPEDYGALYLQTAAALRAIDPTIPLGGPSFQSLWDQPMMAWSGTAVAPDRPWLARLLGYLQARNRQAALQFLSFEWYPFDEVCEPPAAHLQQAAALLASGIAELYRQGLARDIPLYITEYGYSAFSAQAEVDLTGALFNADTVGTFLTLGGATAYLYGYEPSPIYQGPDCETWGNNTLFLADERRRILARTATYHAATLLNRQWVGNPTQAHEVYPARLDNTISDDPSPLSVYAVRRPDRRWAILAINKDPERDWTIALRFAGPGSATIAPVLGPADLYQFSAAQYRWQANGERGRPSRSRPPKHTRLTDRAPVSVRLPPWSLTVVRSAGPRS